GTGCATGCTGCGCTTCGGGAAGAACTTCATGCAGGCCAGCAGCCAGAGCAAGATGGAAATCTGCCGGGATCTCCACTGTCGCCAGGATGGACTGCCCTGGACCTCGCATCCAGCGCTGGAGGGCACCGAATGCGGTCCCAACATGGTAAGCCCTTCGATATACACGGAACACTCTCTGAGCTAACAGCGTATATTCAAACTGCAGTGGTGCCGCGGCGGAACCTGTGAGGCGCGTTTCGCCAAACAGGGCAGCTACTCAGCGCTGAAGTCCTGGCCCCCGGAGAACGTGCCCGAGGCCACCCACGAGAAGATTGTGAGGCATGAGCCGAACCGGATACCCCCGCTGCTGCAGGACTACAATGCGATGGGCAATGAGCTGCCAGGATCGCCCGCGAATTGGGGCGAGTGGAGCGAGCCGAGTGCCTGTGAGTCCGGCTGCCTCTATGGGCAGTCACGCCGCCTGCTGGAGGGCAGCACGGGTCTGCGCACCTTCAACAGGAGCTGCCTGAACTTTCCGTCGCGCTGCATTGGCCGGGATCGGCGATTTGTGACCTGCAACACACCGCAATGCCACAAGGTTCCCGTCCAGACAATCGGCGACTTTGCCACACAAGTGTGCATGCAGGCGAGGAAGTCGGATCCGGAACTCACCGGCGAGGGCCAGCAGCTGCCCAGCACACTGGACGCGTCCTGCAAGATCTTCTGCCGCACCAGGACCAATGGCACCAAGTCCCGGCGCTGGACATTTCCGGATGGCACCACCTGCAAGGCGAAGCAGCACAGTCCCGAGGATATCACCTACTGCATCTCCGGTCGCTGTGAGCGCTTCTCCTGCGACAACGCCACCTCGAACTTCTTCAAGATGGACAGCAGCTTCTGCGCGGCCAGATCAGTGCGCCCCACGAGGGATTCCTCGGACCAGGAGAGCCGGCAGCAGACCACCAGCCAGCGGTATGCGGAGCGTGAGGAGGGCAAGCCGCTGAAGAATCACTACGAGAATGGTAGGAACTGTCACCCTAAATAGGCAATAGTTAAAGTAATGCTCTCTCCTTGCACAGAGGTGGCTAAACGACCCTCCTACGGCCAAGGCAACCACATCAATGCGCCACCAGCGCCGTACAAGAGGAGGAACTACCACAAGTCGTATCCGCCGGAGATACCGCGACCACCGCCACCAGCCTCTGCATCACTGATCGCCCTGGACCGCAGCTCGTCCGCGGAGTCGGAGTGGGTGGCGCAGCCGGGCTGCCACTCCAACTGCATGACGGACTCGAAGGGCGTGCAGGCGGTCACCTCCCGGCTGACCGGTGTGGAGAGCATCCAACTGTGCTCGTACCGCATCCAGCCCTGCGAACGCCTGCAGACGGCGGCGGAGTACGCGGAACAGACCTGCGCCAGGTATCGCCACAAGGTGCGCGGTCTGTCCGGCCACGGCGCGCAGATCTCGGCCAGCATCGATGAGCCGGACCGCAGCTGCCGCGTGGGCTGCCAGGACGAGTTCATCAAGTACAGGTACTACCTGGTCAACGGACGCAACGGACACTTTCCGCCCGGCACCCGCTGCTCGCCGGTGGGCAAACGCTATTGCGTGTATGGCAGGTGCCTGGAGTTCGGCGACGATGATCTGCCGCTGGACAAGAGCCACATCAGCCTGGGTCAGCTAAGGACGCGCCGGAAAAGGAGTGTGCCCTCCAACGGCTTGTTCAACTTGACGGATACATTCACTCAACGATCACATTCCGGTGGGTGTGCAGGTGTAGATACTTCTGAGTTACTTAACCATTTGCCGTACTTCACAGATATCTCCGCTGCAAACATCGAATTCACACAACCCATTCACGTCTCCGCAGACGAACTGAGTAGCAAAAGCCGATAGCCCAATAGCTTCCTGGCCACCAATCCCTTAGTCGATTAAGTTCTAAGCTAGCTTAAGTAGCGGGCTGCTCCAAGGAAACTGCCTGGAAAACACATTGATATAATAAAGAATCCGAAATACTTAGGAATTTCTTTTCCGTATTGTTGGTATAATAATAGTTTGATACTGAGGCTCTTGGTGAAAATGCAATTAGAGCGCATTCCCGTCACAAGAGGGCCATTAAAGTgcaatgcaaaaaatatgaacaGATAATGGTggggaaattgaaatcgaaaattcGCCTGCGGGTAGCCGCCTTCAATATCGGCTACACTTGAGGCAttttccaccaccaccacccaccccgTATAACACCCACCAGCGATTTTTGCCATTGGTAATATTTGTGTAGGTTCACTTTTTTGAGGTTCGCATGCAAACGAAGGCAGCAATTACCAATACTCGATACCGATACCAAAAAGGGTACCAGCAGCAATCAGCCAAACATCCACACAACacaccaaacaccaaacacgAGTTACGCTGGTGTGCGTGAAGGGAAAATTAGATAAAACACCTACGAAACGCTGAATATGCCACAGTCTGCGAGGAAAGCGCGCGCCGTgtaaatcgaatcgaaacgaatcgcatcgcatcgaaacggaacggaaacAAAGCCCCGAAAACAGTGGGAAAAGGAAACGCGAAAGGGCGGTTGGAAAAGCGTCGGAAAAGCGGCGGAAAAGCGAAGTGTGTGTTTAGTGCCAAGCTGAATGGCCCACAGCAGGGTCAAGACATATCCTTCGGGACACATCCTTTGCAGTTCAGTGCACCCAAGCGCAGTGaatgaataatgaataatgCATAGATCGCTTTTAAGTGCATCCTGACAATCCTGTGAATTTGAAGATACACATAACCAGGCAATTAGGCTAAGACCCCGACTAATTGGCATTGACATTTTCATAGCCCATTTGGGAACTCGTATTCAAATTTAGGTCAGCGGCTTTCCCATTTTGGTGGCAGGAGTGACGAAAAACCTTGGAGGCCACTTGCGCAGCTCCAAGGAGAAACTGTGTCAAGTGGGTCTTAAAATTTTGACCGCACGCAAGTGCGTAGGAGTAGCATTACTCATCCATGGGGAGCACGTGCTGTCCTGGCTCAAGGACCTTTGGGGCAGGACACTCTGACCTGTACCTCCTTGCTAGAATGCTAGAATGGGCTAACTTTTTGATTGTGCCCATTTCGATAATATGGCCATTCGAATTGGAAAAATCGATTCGCGGCTAATTGGTTTGTTTTCAACGCGGCTCTTTTTGGGCACTAGTCCTGCAGCGCAGGCAATGTCCTGGCAGAGTGCAAAGCAAGTGGAGCGCATTAGAAGTGCTGGgcaattgtaaaataaataaataaaccataaaaCTCACATGTGAGCAACACAGGTTGTGACTGCAAGTACGCCCCCAAGCCACGATTTTCCCACCTTTTGCCGGACTTTCCATTCAATATTCACACACGCAAGCACCTCACCAGCTCCCCATTCGTCCAGCTCACCGCTTGTCCAGCTGAGCAGGTGCAGTTGTCCACTCAGACGTCGTTGAACTCGGCAGGACAGCGGTTCATCCAGTGTCCTGGGTATTGTGCCATTTTCAAACCGAATAGGGCTCTCTTTCCAGTGCCAAGTGAATACCTTTAATCCATGAATCACGACTGGGGCGATGTGCAGAGTCGCGGACTCTAGTGATTCCCCAGCCTAAACTACTAAACAAATTCCCCAGTTGgatagaaaaaagaaaacacacacaactaTGCCGCCCAAGAGAAGAAGGAGATTCCAGGGACTCTACTACCATTCATCGCCGCCCAAAGGTGAGTATGCAGTGaatacatatgcatacattCATATTCGTTCATCCTAATTGAGGGAAATTGTGGTGACAACACGCCAGGCCAAGGAGGCGATGAGAAGTTTCTGTAGTTTTTTGTGGccaaaatttgcatattgcgTGCCGTCGAGGGTGTCAGCTCAACAAGTTACAATGCCACGGGATCCTGTGCGGTTGATTGCCACATTAAGTGGCAACCACTAATGCGCCATTTCCGTGGCACTTTCGAGCTGTTTTTATTGCCACTCAAAtcgtgtgagtgtgcgagtccgagtgtgtgtgggtgtgggagtGTGGTATGCctgggaaatggaaaggaaattTAATGATTCACCGCGGCCAACTAATTCACATGTCACTGCTGGCAAGGCGGTAGAACTATTCCTCAAGGTGTCCGATCGAAAATAGCCGCAGAGTAGAAGACCTTGACACATCAATTATGTGGTTGAAAAGGCCAACAAGTATATGGTAATTTTCTGGCCAACAATTTTCCCATTAAGGGAAACTATTTTCATGGAAAATCCTGAAAGTATGCTTTGTAAATTGCGCTGAATTCAAGGAGAGGCATTTCCACTACCAAGCGAATTTTTCGCGAGTAaacctaaaagtatgctacaaaatGTTGTAGCGAATTTTCTCACGAAAATCTATTTAGAGATAATGAAAAGTCCTTGGTAAAAGGCCAcgaaataaaaggaaaatagaATTGGCATCGAAACTGTTTGGAATTCTTCCCCAAGGAATGCTAATCAAGTTCGCATctattttcacatatttgttttgctgGAACGTTGACTTTTCGCTTTATATAacccaaacaaacacacacacacacacacacacacagtttgAGTTATTTATTCATGTCAGAAGTTGGAAGTGCGCGAACAGGACGCAATTATTCCTCCTTGCGACCCTTCGCTTTTGACCACAGCACACAGAGACCCGAATTCAACACCTTTCGACCTGGCCAAGAATTAGTTTGCCAACGCGACTCAAGCTGGCCAGACGCAGAAAGTACAAACTACAAACAGGTACTAGAAAGCAATCAGCAGAAAGTAGTCAAAGGAGTCTTGTcacatttatatttgaatatacCCTTTTGGGGAAGCCAAACAATCGAATCTAAGCCAGGATGTCTATTCCCTTTGCAGTGATGCCCATGAATGGACAGGCGGGTGGCCAAAATGGACGCAAGCGTCGGGACAACGAAGGTGCGTATTCTAGGGGATTTCGAATGGTGGGGTGCACGGTGCATGGTGCATGTGGCATGGTGCATTTCGATTGCGATTTCCGCATCCAGGTGTTTGATTTCCAAGTGCTCCACTAAATCATTCAGCGGGTGGGGGCGATCTAATATGCTGATACGACGACCTGCGGGGCGTTGCCCACTTTTGCACTGCGAAAAAGTTCGGCGGCGACCTTGAGGCATTTCAAGTTGGCGAAACTTTTCGCCGGCGGAAATTGTCTCAAGTTTCCACTAATGCCACTTTAAGCGAGCCAAAGTCGGGAGTCGTAGTCACAAACTTGAACAttcattgcatttattttcgttttaatttagttttcagtTCTTTTTCGGCTTCTCTGGCTGCTTTTTGGGCAAATTGCATGCAAGCACGAACGGGGGCGAAAATGAATTGGAAATCGCAATCGGGtcgcggggcggggcggggggtgggggctgggaaaattaatttccacgttttcaatttcaatttctcgGCTAATAGATTTCTCGGTGAAGTTATCCACCATCAGGATCTGGATTCACGAGAAGGACATCGGCAAGCTGACGCGCATTttgtgggcggggcagggCAACCGGCTGAGCCAACAGGCCAGCAACAATGGGCGAGTGAAGCGCTTCCTGGCCGCCGTTCCCCATGTCATGGTGAGGAAGTCCTTTGCCCATCCTTCACTTCATCCTTCACTTTCGTTTCATCGCGCAGAATGCCATCAAGGATCTGCACCAGGCGGTCATCGACAACAATCTGGAGACGGTGCAGGCGCAGCTGGAGCCACCGGTGCCCAGTGCACTGGTCACCTGCAAGGACGGCAACGGCTTGAACATCATCCACAAGGCCGCCGGACTGGGGCACACCAAGCTGCTGGAGTACCTGGTGGGCATTTGGCCCGAGGGCGCCCACGAGACGGACATCACCGGCAAGACGCCGCTCCACTGGGCCGCCAGTGCCAAGAACAACATGCGATGCTACACCCTGCTCACCCAGGCGGGCTGCGATGAGGAGGCCGTCGACTATGTGAGTGGGTTGCCTTGAATTGGGAGTAGCTTCCTAGATATGATACATGCCATCTGATAGTCAGATAAGTAATGTGAAAGGTTTGATCCTGTTTGTTGCGTCCGTAATAACCGTAATTTTAGGTTTTGACACACACAATTCCCACTGAATATAGCTTTAGAATTAGAGTGGGTGTCGTTcggcaattaaaatgattCATTGCGGCAATTTCAGAAAATGAAGACCCCCTCCTACTATCGCCACAAGCCGCACGAAATCGAGCGCGCCTTCCTGGTTTATGTGCCGGATGCACCGCGCGTCTCCCCCGACAGCGCCACCGACTGGGAGGCCTTGAGCGACGAGAGTGGCGGGGACAATGGAGCTGGTGGCGATGCCAGCTCCAAGGTGAGTGGGTGTCTTTTCGCCATGGGCAACCCACTTCCAACTGCTCCTTCTTGTTTCGCCCACCTAGAAACTGGACATCAAGGTGCCGCCGTCTGTGAACGGCCGCAAATCGCTGGACGACAGCCTTGAGAACACCTCGGAGCTGGACACCAATGACGGGTAAGTGGTAGGTTGGATGACTGGGTGGCTAGGTGGCTGGCTAGCTGGCTGGTGGGTCTTAGACCACGAGATTGAGCTTACGCTTGGCTGCCATTTGCTGGCAAAATGCTGTGCTGCCCttttcatttgtgtttgtggCGTGTGTGTTTTGTATGGGGCATGGCTTTGAGAGAGAatcttttgcattttgaaacCGCAGTACGAGTGCCAACGAAGACGACGATCTGTCCAAGGCGGATgcggaaccggaaacggaagcggaagtCGCCTCGCCATTGCAGCGCCGACCGGAAACGCCGGCCACCTTCAACACGatcaatggcgatggcgaagACAGCGAGGTCGAGGTAAGTCACCCCCGCCACTTTTCGTataattttccatattttccgTATGGCTTTCGATGGTTAGCGGCTTGCTTGCACAATTTGAGAATGGCTTTCGGTGTTTTGCAACTTAATTTAATAGCTTTTTGGGCGCTGGAGACTCTGTGAAAGTAAGCCATTGTCGGCCATCGCCTTTCCCCTTCACCATTCTCTCGCCGTCGGCACTTGCGCTTTTTGTTTAGAGGCCAGATATAAACCATTTCCTGCTGTACATATAGGCTGAGATCGAAGGACCGTAGAGCGAAACTGTTGAATCACTTGGAAAGCAATCAGTCGAcaattgtttacttttacaGAATATTGGAAGAGCTGTAAGCGCGGATGGAGGTGGAGAGGCTGAGGAAAACGGAGTTgggcaggacgaaggaggcGGTGGAGATGCGGCGATCTTGGCGAATGGCGACGGAGTTCACGAGGAGGCtccggaggaggagcagccaaCGGAGCCCGAGGACGTGGGGCAGCCCGAGGAGTCTGCTACTGAGAGTGAGCTTGAAGGAAACAAAAAGACTGAAGTGCAGCCAGAAGAGCATGAGGAGCATGAGGAGCCGGTGGAGCATGAGGAGCATGGGGAGCAGGTGGAACATGAGCAGCAGGAGGCAGTGGATGAGCCGGAGAGCAACGCTGAGGATGAAGCGGATCCGGAAGTGGCCGCCATGTCCGTCGAAGAGCGGGAACCGGAGTCGGAGAACGACAACGAGAACGacaacgatgacgacgatgaggTACAGATGGGCGTGCTCTAAGTGTCCTCAAACGTTTTGTAGTGTATTCACGTTTGTTGTGTGTGCCGTTTGCTCAACCCATTTACCCTTCTTCAGTGTGAACCTctaaaatgaaaaccaaaaaaaaaaaagaatttgaaAAGCAATATACCAATCTGCTGCAGCAGGCACTCGAATTCCATTCATACCAATTTGTTTTACCACTGCAagagccacagcaacagcaacaacttcAGCCGCAACCCAATCAGCAGCAAAATGCGAAACTTTAGCAATCAACTTCAACATAAGCCCGCTTAGATAATGAAATaaccgaaaaaccgaaaacgaaaaccaaaaattctTGATATATCTCTATACATACTACGtacatgtttatatatattttgtaaagcAAGTGTTATGTTCTCTCCTTTCGAATAACAATATATCTAGCCGTAGGCTTTATAGTAACAGtaaccaattaaaaatggaaagcaaACCTGCAACTTGTGTCTTTTGTTTATCGTTTTTCTATTGCACCCGAGACCTGCCCAACAATCCGTGTGTTTGtttctatttccatttccgtttccgcatccgcatccacatccacatccgttGTTTCCCTTTCAGTTTCACTTCAGTGTGTTATTGCCTTAGATCGAATCAATGCCAGTGTCTGCCCTCAATTTGTGCTTATCGATTGCCTAAAATCAGCAGCTGTTTACCCACAGATAGACTTTATAATAATGCACTCATTCCGACCGccgtacatatgtatgtattccAAATAGTACACATGTACAGGCCAAGTCGGTCGTTTTCACTTTCGAACGCCCAACATTTCGACTGGGAGACGGAGAATATGAGAATCAGAGAATCGGAGAATCGGACGGAGACTCTGAGGTTGAGTCGGGTGCGGAGTCGGTGCTCAACTGTCAGTGGCATCCAGTTGTTGGTGGCTCCGAATGGCAACTGAACATGCAAACGTCAAAACAGTTGCAGGCATTAGATATGTGATATTTGATATATGGCAAATATACCATATAtgtgcacatatatatataatcgtTGCATTCCCTCGAGTTAGCGGTGGGTGGTTCTGATGGCAGCTATAATGACTATTTCCAGCtgcatttcaataaaaacgggtaaacgtggcgtatgcgtgatattgcgtatacgctACGTGGACCCCTGAAACAAGTTAATTTGGATTGCTTGGCCTGATTGAAGGGCTTAAATTGCGCTCTTTATTGCGTTGCAAAATTCCCAACTATAGGTATACACACATTCCATGGGCTCAGAACTGGCATTGTCACCCGTAGCAGCACTTAGTCCTTGTAAAAACAAACGTATCCTGTTCAATGTTTCAATGTCTCTTCGCACATTGTAGCCATGTCCAGATCACTGCCACAACCATATAAACATGAATTCTTAAGCGgtgcaataaatttaaacaggATGTAATAGCTTCAGAGAGCAACGAAGCCAATCCCCAGGAGGGTCAGCAACCAGGAGGTGGAGCCCAGCCATCGGAGGACGACGGCAATGGGTCGCTCACATCAGCAATGGCCATTGAGGGCTTTGTGCACGGTGCACCCGAGGATTATACAGTTCAGTCTCAAACTGCAGTTGATGAAGTATACCATGCTATCCCTATCTATCTGTCTATCTATCGCTCTTAGTTGCTGGCTCACCAGGCTTCTTTTGGGTTCGCACCTAACTCACTCATGAAGCAAACCATCGAGTTCTTTATATTCCCAGAACCATTTCCCAATAACCATCACCCTTAGCGCTTTCAATGATGCACCTTGTTGTCTTTGCCACACAGTCCGTGTTCATCCTCTCATGGGACACCTGCTTACTGTTTTCCGTAGGATGAGCGCATCAAGCGCATTGTGGAGGCCGGAGACCTGGAGCAGCTGGCCGAGATTGTGCTGAATGGAGAGGGCGGCAGCCTGGTGGGCCTGAAGTCGCAGGAGCCGGAAATACAGGCCTTTCTCAACAACGTGCCCAGCTACATGGTAAGCGAGCCGAAAGGCTCCCCTCGCAGAGGAAGGAAGTACCACTAATTACGCCGTGCATCATGTTCTCGCTCCGGCAGGAGAAAATACATCGCGTGCACGACGCGGCACGTGACGGAGGTTTGCTGGCACTGCAGCAGGCTCTGGATCGCCGGAAGTTTGCCATCGCCAAGAACGACATATCGCCCAACGGCTCCACGCCCCTGCACGTGGCCGTGCTCTTTGGCCACACGGGTGAGTCCGCCCGGATTCTATTTATATGATTGGTACACCCCCGAATTCACCCCGCTTAGATATCGTTCGCTACTTGGCGTCCCGCTTTCCGGAGACCATGACCATTACGGATAATGACGGACGCACGCCGCTTCATTACGCAGCCACAATTAAGGATAACGGCCACTTCTACAACATGCTGCTACAGTTGGGCGCCAATCCCAAGGCACTGGACAAGGTGAGTTTAAATCAAGAGGGGTGCtcttctaaaaatatatgcaaCATACGATGGTGCTGCAGGAATTACTTTGATACTATAAGAAgacttctgtcatttgat
This sequence is a window from Drosophila teissieri strain GT53w chromosome 2R, Prin_Dtei_1.1, whole genome shotgun sequence. Protein-coding genes within it:
- the LOC122613000 gene encoding uncharacterized protein LOC122613000 isoform X4; its protein translation is MPPKRRRRFQGLYYHSSPPKVMPMNGQAGGQNGRKRRDNEDFSVKLSTIRIWIHEKDIGKLTRILWAGQGNRLSQQASNNGRVKRFLAAVPHVMNAIKDLHQAVIDNNLETVQAQLEPPVPSALVTCKDGNGLNIIHKAAGLGHTKLLEYLVGIWPEGAHETDITGKTPLHWAASAKNNMRCYTLLTQAGCDEEAVDYKMKTPSYYRHKPHEIERAFLVYVPDAPRVSPDSATDWEALSDESGGDNGAGGDASSKKLDIKVPPSVNGRKSLDDSLENTSELDTNDGILEEL
- the LOC122613000 gene encoding uncharacterized protein LOC122613000 isoform X1 yields the protein MPPKRRRRFQGLYYHSSPPKVMPMNGQAGGQNGRKRRDNEDFSVKLSTIRIWIHEKDIGKLTRILWAGQGNRLSQQASNNGRVKRFLAAVPHVMNAIKDLHQAVIDNNLETVQAQLEPPVPSALVTCKDGNGLNIIHKAAGLGHTKLLEYLVGIWPEGAHETDITGKTPLHWAASAKNNMRCYTLLTQAGCDEEAVDYKMKTPSYYRHKPHEIERAFLVYVPDAPRVSPDSATDWEALSDESGGDNGAGGDASSKKLDIKVPPSVNGRKSLDDSLENTSELDTNDGTSANEDDDLSKADAEPETEAEVASPLQRRPETPATFNTINGDGEDSEVENIGRAVSADGGGEAEENGVGQDEGGGGDAAILANGDGVHEEAPEEEQPTEPEDVGQPEESATESELEGNKKTEVQPEEHEEHEEPVEHEEHGEQVEHEQQEAVDEPESNAEDEADPEVAAMSVEEREPESENDNENDNDDDDEDVIASESNEANPQEGQQPGGGAQPSEDDGNGSLTSAMAIEGFVHGAPEDYTVQSQTAVDEDERIKRIVEAGDLEQLAEIVLNGEGGSLVGLKSQEPEIQAFLNNVPSYMEKIHRVHDAARDGGLLALQQALDRRKFAIAKNDISPNGSTPLHVAVLFGHTDIVRYLASRFPETMTITDNDGRTPLHYAATIKDNGHFYNMLLQLGANPKALDKLGHSAEFYLDKDKAKNILNYTELLNIFGAEELENQLLNDQGQAQPVSFQANPIFKTEQGKYLADSLADPLIKALTEIANKRPRDPVAYLTNYLQHFMGDRKPMTEVQVHSGSSKASTSSTSTLALVKSNASSSQRLGNTRNGPGPTNADLIELDARSLAEEEDAEGALAVQHMEERDEHGQSMLHFACARSHRRGALYTLIEESGIDITYRDELYRTARDVSLQANQPNNAAEIDRYVMAQAVVGDVEPFEQLALQGYDHILDIEDENGQSIVDVVQSRQNGALGEFLANLRGLEETREELHQMIRENNLERVVELTNVANAKWLIRTKNYYGRTALHIAVLKECEEMVQHLAKICPEALKIPDNLERTVLHYAMGTNALESVSRILIQNGAKRTAKDLKGRQPSYYFINKADILRLQEEEEESR